A single Cyanobacteria bacterium FACHB-DQ100 DNA region contains:
- a CDS encoding ssl1498 family light-harvesting-like protein, which produces MYTTRNEDGILNNYASEPTMYFAEFPSSEQQQRYAA; this is translated from the coding sequence ATGTATACCACCCGGAATGAAGACGGAATCCTCAACAACTACGCTTCGGAACCTACGATGTACTTTGCTGAATTTCCTTCCTCTGAGCAGCAACAACGTTACGCTGC
- a CDS encoding transposase has product MAEELQNPEDLIGKGGILKQLTAALVERCLNAEIEHHLEEEHEAPVEEDVPQNRCNGHSKKTIKGEFGEAEIAIPRDRNSALAPIIVPEGQTRFDGFDGKILSLHSRGMSVRDIQAQLQDLYGVKVSAGLISKVTDAVEEERKLWQNRTLDRVYPIVYFDAVVFKVRHEGRVRPERSTNSLRVSPSRTWCDRKGHIANIALSRQVSNTYHRENESLYQKNWSLLTICNDTVTLIYRT; this is encoded by the coding sequence ATTGCTGAAGAATTACAAAATCCCGAAGACTTAATTGGAAAAGGAGGGATCTTGAAACAATTGACGGCAGCCCTAGTAGAACGCTGTCTGAATGCCGAAATCGAACACCACTTGGAAGAAGAACACGAAGCGCCAGTCGAAGAAGATGTGCCGCAAAATCGCTGCAATGGACACAGTAAAAAGACGATTAAAGGCGAGTTTGGCGAAGCTGAAATTGCGATTCCGCGTGACCGAAACAGTGCCCTCGCGCCAATCATCGTCCCCGAAGGACAAACGCGATTTGACGGGTTCGATGGCAAGATTTTATCGCTCCATTCACGCGGGATGAGTGTGCGCGACATCCAAGCTCAATTGCAAGACTTGTACGGCGTGAAAGTCTCCGCTGGATTAATCTCTAAAGTCACTGATGCCGTTGAAGAAGAACGTAAACTGTGGCAGAATCGCACCCTTGACCGCGTGTATCCAATTGTTTACTTCGATGCTGTTGTCTTTAAAGTGCGGCACGAAGGACGAGTGAGACCGGAGCGCTCAACTAATTCGTTGCGAGTGAGTCCGTCTCGTACATGGTGCGATCGCAAGGGACACATTGCAAATATTGCTCTCTCAAGACAGGTCAGCAACACTTATCACAGGGAGAACGAATCTCTATATCAGAAAAACTGGAGCTTGTTGACTATTTGTAACGATACTGTTACATTAATTTACAGAACGTAA